A single Limisphaera ngatamarikiensis DNA region contains:
- a CDS encoding competence type IV pilus major pilin ComGC has product MKMRTRRRAGFTLVEIMIVVAIIGLLMAVAIPNLGRARRTTQAKVCVANLRMIQSAKQQWALENGKSDSDTPTEQDLLPYIENETFPRCPAGGTYTINPVGTYPTCSKASEGHAIGR; this is encoded by the coding sequence ATGAAGATGCGTACGCGCAGACGAGCCGGGTTTACCCTGGTGGAGATCATGATTGTGGTGGCCATCATTGGCCTGTTGATGGCGGTGGCGATTCCCAATCTCGGGCGGGCCCGCCGGACCACGCAGGCCAAGGTGTGCGTGGCGAATTTGCGAATGATCCAGAGTGCCAAGCAGCAGTGGGCGCTCGAGAACGGCAAGAGCGACAGCGACACTCCCACTGAGCAGGATTTGCTGCCGTACATTGAAAACGAGACCTTCCCCAGATGCCCCGCGGGCGGAACCTACACGATTAATCCGGTGGGCACCTATCCCACCTGCAGCAAGGCATCGGAAGGGCACGCGATCGGGAGATAG
- a CDS encoding sugar phosphate isomerase/epimerase family protein → MTTLPRRTPSTGDPAPGLQAAQPNAERSRCTRRRFIRRLLQAVCVVAMPPLGRSGENSAPTPRYRIGVCDWMILQRQKPRAFSLAAELGADGVEVDMGPLGTRDTFENALADPAFRQRFLETAREHRLTLCSLAMSGFYAQSFAERPTVPRMIEDAIQTAVALGVRVLFLPLGVPCDLVRRPELRPVVIERLRLAASRAEQAGVVIGVETSLPAAEEVRLLREVGSPAVRSYFNFAQATKHDRDIVAELETLGPENLIQIHATNEDGYRLPEDPRVDLPRIRRTLDAMGWRGWLVVERSRDKNKPRDIHHNFATNIAHLKKIFGNTSPQTSPASGAL, encoded by the coding sequence ATGACGACCCTGCCCCGTCGCACCCCATCCACCGGGGATCCTGCGCCCGGCCTCCAAGCCGCGCAGCCAAACGCCGAGCGCAGCCGCTGCACGCGTCGCCGGTTCATCCGCCGGCTCCTGCAGGCCGTCTGCGTCGTCGCCATGCCACCCCTGGGCCGGTCCGGGGAAAACTCCGCACCCACACCCCGTTACCGCATCGGCGTGTGCGACTGGATGATCCTCCAACGCCAGAAGCCGCGCGCCTTCAGCCTCGCAGCCGAGTTGGGCGCCGACGGCGTGGAGGTGGACATGGGCCCGCTCGGCACACGCGACACGTTCGAAAACGCCCTGGCCGATCCCGCGTTTCGCCAGCGTTTCCTGGAAACCGCCCGGGAACATCGCCTGACCCTCTGTTCGCTGGCCATGTCCGGTTTCTATGCACAATCCTTCGCCGAACGCCCCACCGTGCCCCGCATGATCGAGGACGCCATCCAGACCGCGGTGGCCCTGGGTGTCCGCGTACTCTTTCTGCCCCTGGGTGTTCCCTGTGACCTGGTCCGGCGTCCCGAGCTCCGTCCGGTCGTGATCGAACGGCTGCGTCTTGCCGCCTCACGGGCTGAACAAGCCGGAGTCGTCATCGGGGTGGAAACCTCCCTCCCCGCGGCGGAGGAGGTGCGGTTGCTGCGTGAGGTGGGTTCCCCGGCCGTGCGCAGTTACTTCAATTTTGCGCAGGCCACGAAACATGACCGCGACATTGTCGCTGAACTGGAAACCTTGGGGCCCGAAAACCTCATCCAAATCCACGCCACCAACGAGGACGGTTACCGCCTGCCGGAGGACCCCCGGGTGGACCTGCCCCGCATCCGCAGGACCCTCGACGCCATGGGCTGGCGCGGCTGGCTGGTGGTCGAACGATCCCGCGACAAAAACAAACCACGCGACATCCACCACAACTTCGCCACCAACATCGCCCACCTCAAAAAGATCTTCGGCAATACATCCCCGCAGACATCCCCTGCTTCCGGCGCATTGTGA
- a CDS encoding GYF domain-containing protein: MYIVIGADGREYGPATTEVIGRWITEGRCNAQTRVRRADSVEWRPLVEYPELAVFLAGTKAHPISSPDKLPPGTLPLAPHVDSRQVELSPSECIGRAWRTVTSAGAGIIFGAVVLWLFILICLEVLSGIPLAGLLVIPASWVIHGPLIGGLCYLILRVLRGQGAELADLFAGFRYRFVPLFLGWLVAGVLLVLTSVPGGLVSGIGAVSCVLAETAVWLKALGATLIALGFLLMLIPVTYLGICWWFVLPLIMEKGLDFWPAMKLSRRVVHRHWGRVFLLALLILGINLLGALACCIGLLFTLPLSFTAAMHAYEQLFTWPGHTGPAQPAPASIG; the protein is encoded by the coding sequence ATGTACATCGTCATCGGAGCCGACGGCAGGGAATACGGACCGGCAACCACCGAAGTCATCGGCCGCTGGATCACGGAAGGCCGTTGCAACGCTCAAACCCGGGTCCGACGCGCAGATTCCGTCGAGTGGCGTCCCCTCGTCGAATACCCCGAACTGGCCGTTTTTCTCGCCGGCACCAAAGCACACCCGATCTCCAGCCCAGACAAGCTGCCCCCGGGCACCCTCCCTCTGGCGCCCCACGTCGACTCCCGACAGGTTGAGCTGAGTCCGTCCGAGTGCATCGGCCGGGCCTGGCGCACCGTCACCTCTGCGGGCGCCGGCATCATCTTCGGCGCGGTGGTCCTCTGGCTGTTCATCCTGATCTGTCTTGAAGTCCTGAGTGGGATCCCCTTGGCAGGCCTTCTGGTCATCCCGGCGTCATGGGTCATCCACGGGCCTCTCATTGGCGGACTCTGTTACCTCATTCTCCGCGTTTTGCGCGGCCAGGGAGCCGAACTGGCCGACCTGTTCGCCGGGTTCCGATACCGGTTCGTGCCGCTATTCCTCGGGTGGCTTGTCGCCGGGGTTCTCCTGGTCTTGACAAGCGTCCCGGGAGGATTGGTCTCGGGCATTGGTGCTGTTTCGTGCGTCCTTGCTGAAACGGCGGTGTGGCTCAAGGCCCTCGGTGCGACCCTCATTGCGCTGGGCTTTTTGCTGATGCTCATCCCCGTTACGTACCTCGGCATCTGCTGGTGGTTTGTCCTGCCGCTCATTATGGAGAAGGGCCTGGATTTCTGGCCCGCGATGAAGCTCAGCCGCCGCGTCGTCCACCGACACTGGGGGAGGGTGTTCCTCCTGGCACTTCTCATCCTCGGAATCAACCTGCTCGGAGCCCTGGCATGTTGCATCGGTCTCTTGTTCACCCTCCCACTCAGCTTCACCGCGGCCATGCACGCTTACGAACAACTCTTCACCTGGCCCGGGCACACCGGGCCGGCCCAACCCGCCCCGGCCTCGATCGGATGA